The stretch of DNA AAATTGCAATCATTTTCCAGGTTAAATTTAAAATCAGGGCATTTATTGAAGAGTTTTTCAAAGCAATTTATGGAATGTTGAGATAGTTCAACTTCATCAAAGGATAGCTTTTCAACCAGCATGTTCATGGCCAGGAACAGGACGCTGAACTGAAGGGCAGAGGCATATGCATCATAACAGTATCCATAGTCCAAATTGACATCAAAATAAATCAGAAAGTTGATCAGCACATGGGAAACCCAAATCAGGGAGTTCGGCTCGAACCTTTCCAGCTGCAAATCAGTGAACTTGAAAATCAAATCATCCAGAGCGCCATCACTGTCCTCGCAATACCTGACAAATTCATTGAATGAATAGTTGGTCAGATACTTGATGTAGGCATCTTTTATTTTCTCATCACAGTCATATTTGGAAATCTTTTTCAGGTCTTTTGGCCTTAGCTCTTTTGGATATGCAAACATTTCAATCATGTTAATATTGGTCAACAACCTATTTAATTTTTTAAATCATCCAAAGCCATTGGGCAAAAATAGAATTTCAATGAAAAAAAATGATTATATTATCAGTTGAGTTTAAAAAAAAAAGAAAGTTAAAAAATAAAGATTTATTTTTTAACAGTAAGTTTATTTGATATTGTTAAACCTTTGCAATAGGTCTTAATAGTATATTTTCCAACCTTTAAATTTTTAGGTAAATTGAAAGTAGCAATACCTTTACTGTTGGTTTTAGCGGTGTAGGTTTTGCCTTTTAATGTCATTTTGACTGTCTGTTTAGCTTGAGGCTTACCTTTTGTGTCTAAAACTTTAACAATAAATTTACCTGCTTTCTTGTATTTTTTAGTTACATCTTTAGCAAGGATGGATTTTTTAACTACTATCTTATTCTGTACTAAAACGTCTTTATATGCAGAAGTAACATAATATGTTCCAGGTTTTAATTTTTGGAGTTTTAAAACTGCAACACCGTCGCTTCCAATATCTGCAGCATATTCCTTATTGTTGATAGTGAATACAACATTTCCTTCGGTTACTGGTTTGTCTCCAGACATGACAGTGACATTAAACTTGATTGTCTTATCATAATAAGTAACAAGGTTGGTGCTGTTAATGGAGTCTTTAACTTCAGTCTTACCAAAGATTGAATCGATTATGCTGGAGATGTTTAAACTAGATATATTAAAGCTAGTGCCATTACCTCCGAAAAGACCA from Methanobrevibacter sp. encodes:
- a CDS encoding Ig-like domain-containing protein; this translates as SIDLSGLFGENGTFNLSSIDLSGLFGENGTFNLSSIDLSGLFGGNGTSFNISSLNISSIIDSIFGKTEVKDSINSTNLVTYYDKTIKFNVTVMSGDKPVTEGNVVFTINNKEYAADIGSDGVAVLKLQKLKPGTYYVTSAYKDVLVQNKIVVKKSILAKDVTKKYKKAGKFIVKVLDTKGKPQAKQTVKMTLKGKTYTAKTNSKGIATFNLPKNLKVGKYTIKTYCKGLTISNKLTVKK